In one window of Microbacterium maritypicum DNA:
- a CDS encoding FUSC family protein translates to MTQTRTRLRVRRAGARRALHDAVRPARLLLVAKTTLAVGLAWMIAPHMPGVTDQYPYYAPLGALLSMYPTLMGSAKSSLQTLLGLATGIGLATIVVLTVGPTWWTIPLVVGVGVLLSGTGWFGVGREYVPMAALFVLIIGGQNADDYSLGYLTQTAVGVVVGLVVNLVIAPAPLTVAAAGRVAAFREQLAAHLHDIGSAVSEAWPPEHEQWADDAASLADTSSELRAALTEADESRRGNPRARGHRTRIQQSHDELAALDRIAHLIRDISDEIADTIWDRPSALALDPALPAPLSAACHAVADVIARGDASSSDDHRARGEAARAIRLLLETVDDRTIDVRRSMGPGVLTAMHLRRILILSGTRPPTED, encoded by the coding sequence GTGACGCAGACCCGCACCCGGCTCCGGGTACGACGAGCGGGCGCCCGACGCGCGCTCCACGACGCCGTCCGTCCTGCCCGGCTGCTGCTCGTGGCCAAGACGACCCTCGCCGTCGGACTGGCCTGGATGATCGCTCCGCACATGCCCGGGGTCACCGACCAGTACCCGTACTACGCGCCCCTCGGGGCCCTGTTGAGCATGTACCCGACGCTGATGGGTTCGGCGAAGTCGAGCCTGCAGACGCTGCTCGGCCTCGCCACGGGAATCGGTCTCGCCACGATCGTGGTGCTGACGGTCGGCCCGACCTGGTGGACGATCCCCCTCGTGGTCGGCGTCGGAGTGCTGCTCTCGGGCACGGGCTGGTTCGGCGTCGGCCGCGAATACGTGCCGATGGCCGCCCTGTTCGTGCTGATCATCGGCGGACAGAACGCCGACGACTATTCGCTCGGCTACCTCACACAGACGGCGGTCGGCGTGGTCGTCGGGCTGGTGGTGAACCTGGTGATCGCACCCGCACCACTCACCGTCGCCGCGGCGGGACGGGTGGCGGCGTTCCGGGAGCAGTTGGCCGCGCACCTGCACGACATCGGATCCGCGGTCTCGGAGGCATGGCCGCCCGAGCACGAGCAATGGGCCGACGATGCGGCCTCTCTCGCCGACACCTCCTCCGAACTACGAGCGGCACTGACGGAGGCGGACGAGAGCCGACGGGGCAACCCGCGCGCCAGGGGGCATCGCACGCGGATCCAGCAGAGCCACGACGAGCTCGCGGCTCTCGATCGCATCGCCCACCTCATCCGCGACATCTCCGACGAGATCGCCGACACGATCTGGGACCGGCCGTCGGCACTGGCGCTCGACCCCGCTCTGCCTGCGCCCCTCTCTGCGGCCTGTCACGCGGTCGCCGATGTGATCGCGCGGGGGGATGCCTCCTCGAGCGACGATCATCGCGCCCGCGGTGAAGCGGCGCGCGCGATCCGGCTGCTTCTCGAGACGGTCGACGACCGCACCATCGATGTGCGGCGTTCGATGGGACCCGGTGTGCTCACCGCGATGCACCTGCGTCGCATCCTGATCCTGAGCGGTACGCGCCCTCCGACCGAGGATTGA
- a CDS encoding winged helix-turn-helix domain-containing protein, with the protein MTEDSAKSTSTDPVWMTSAMLKAYSHPLRRQMIRLFSRRDFLRAADIAAELGVPANSASFHLRALADAGLIEEAPDKARDRRDRVWTGHKGALNVGGPESPVPDEALGVAVVAALVEDHQDLIRRVMAWTPEYVAGRTREVHAAFTQRTIRLTESEFDDVMVKINDILSAADDAHDSADPDGRYWQMDLVVADDTI; encoded by the coding sequence ATGACGGAGGACAGCGCGAAGAGCACGAGCACCGATCCCGTCTGGATGACCTCGGCCATGCTCAAGGCCTACTCGCACCCCCTGCGACGCCAGATGATCCGGCTGTTCTCACGGCGGGACTTCCTCCGCGCCGCCGACATCGCCGCCGAGCTCGGCGTTCCGGCGAACAGCGCCAGCTTCCATCTGCGCGCTCTCGCCGATGCCGGGCTCATCGAAGAGGCGCCGGACAAAGCTCGTGACCGACGCGATCGTGTGTGGACGGGGCACAAGGGCGCGCTCAACGTCGGCGGTCCGGAGAGCCCCGTCCCGGATGAGGCCCTCGGCGTCGCGGTGGTCGCCGCGCTCGTCGAAGACCATCAGGATCTGATCCGTCGGGTGATGGCCTGGACCCCGGAGTACGTCGCCGGACGCACGAGGGAGGTGCACGCCGCCTTCACCCAGCGCACGATCCGGCTCACGGAGTCCGAGTTCGACGACGTGATGGTGAAGATCAACGACATCCTGAGTGCGGCCGACGACGCGCACGACAGTGCGGACCCGGACGGCCGCTACTGGCAGATGGACCTGGTCGTCGCCGACGACACCATCTGA
- a CDS encoding MFS transporter, translating into MTTVTEPHRLWRNTRYLTWLVSDTSKGLAASLFGFAIPLLALIVTNDPAQAGIIGGAGMVARLLMTLAGGVLADRHRRIALMLLGSLIGIVLAGGFTLLALGDAMTFGSLLVIDVLLAARSGLFDVAGESAIKEIVPDDAMGRAQAANQGRDAALQLAGGPLGGLLLGVGGWLVGAVMTLCHAIAALTAWMLGRQTRRAGVVDAGADDDVAPAPTTKPNAWAELREGFGWLLSRPDLGGVLLITTVINLGFNATITTVIYALQQDGYSELLIGTLSASIGAVMLVGAVCAPLLVPRIKTGILTIAGLSVVSVGAIVLSMVTGPWAIAVVLGASVLLVPALNAGMMGYFMVATPSHLLGRANSAAGVLGMGAMPLAPLIAGFGLAWIGREGTILICAALCLVAVLLAVGNSALRALPVEARWAAHAKQYETA; encoded by the coding sequence ATGACCACCGTCACCGAGCCCCACCGTCTGTGGCGCAACACCCGCTACCTCACCTGGTTGGTGAGCGACACGAGCAAGGGCCTCGCGGCCTCCCTGTTCGGCTTCGCCATCCCGCTGCTCGCCCTGATCGTGACGAACGACCCCGCCCAGGCCGGCATCATCGGCGGAGCCGGAATGGTCGCGCGACTGCTCATGACCCTGGCCGGCGGCGTGCTGGCCGACCGTCATCGCCGCATCGCGCTGATGCTCCTCGGCTCGCTCATCGGCATCGTGCTCGCCGGCGGCTTCACCCTCCTCGCCCTCGGCGACGCGATGACGTTCGGATCACTGCTCGTGATCGACGTGCTGCTCGCCGCGCGCAGCGGACTCTTCGACGTCGCCGGTGAGAGCGCGATCAAGGAGATCGTGCCCGACGACGCGATGGGCCGAGCGCAGGCGGCGAACCAAGGGCGCGACGCTGCGCTCCAGCTCGCGGGCGGACCGCTCGGCGGTCTGCTGCTGGGCGTCGGCGGATGGCTCGTGGGCGCGGTCATGACGCTGTGCCACGCGATCGCAGCCCTGACCGCGTGGATGCTGGGGCGTCAGACCCGTCGTGCAGGAGTGGTCGATGCGGGCGCGGACGACGACGTCGCTCCGGCCCCGACGACGAAGCCCAACGCCTGGGCGGAGCTGCGCGAGGGATTCGGCTGGCTGCTCTCCCGCCCCGACCTCGGCGGTGTGCTGCTCATCACGACGGTCATCAACCTCGGCTTCAACGCCACGATCACGACCGTCATCTACGCCCTCCAGCAGGACGGGTACTCCGAGCTGTTGATCGGCACCCTGAGCGCATCGATCGGGGCCGTGATGCTCGTGGGCGCCGTGTGCGCTCCGCTGCTCGTCCCGCGGATCAAGACCGGGATCCTGACCATCGCCGGACTCTCGGTCGTCTCGGTCGGCGCGATCGTGCTGTCGATGGTCACCGGGCCCTGGGCCATCGCGGTGGTGCTCGGCGCCTCGGTCCTGCTCGTGCCCGCGCTCAACGCCGGCATGATGGGCTACTTCATGGTCGCCACCCCGAGCCACCTGCTCGGTCGAGCCAACAGCGCCGCCGGAGTGCTCGGCATGGGTGCGATGCCACTCGCTCCCCTGATCGCCGGCTTCGGACTCGCCTGGATCGGCCGCGAAGGCACCATCCTGATCTGCGCCGCGCTGTGCCTGGTCGCGGTCCTCCTCGCCGTGGGCAACAGTGCGCTGCGGGCACTGCCGGTCGAAGCGCGCTGGGCCGCGCACGCGAAGCAG